One window of Pieris napi chromosome 14, ilPieNapi1.2, whole genome shotgun sequence genomic DNA carries:
- the LOC125055841 gene encoding armadillo repeat-containing protein 7 yields MFTSLSYLKKHTPENGTDRESYLSILVDEYLNSNSVDAKCQVLANLANFAYDPINFVFIRNVGVYDIFLYVIKNEANSQLLHFAAAGICNLCSDPLNVEYLMEHDGVKPLENLLTSTHSETVADVITTFIQIYNITSISNECQVIRQIEILKTSENKVISNLAHIFLETQKKS; encoded by the exons ATGTTTACAAGTTTATCATACTTGAAGAAGCATACCCCAGAAAATGGAACTGATCGTGAAagttatttatcaatattagtagatgaatatttaaattcaaattctgttg ATGCTAAATGCCAAGTACTTGCAAATTTGGCTAATTTTGCTTATGACCCGATCAATTTCGTATTTATTCGCAATGTTGGTGtttatgacatatttttatatgttataaaaaatgaagCTAACTCCCAATTGCTACATTTTGCAGCAGCTGGGATTTGCAATTTATGTTCTG ATCCCCTGAATGTTGAATATTTGATGGAACATGATGGAGTCAAACCTCTGGAAAATTTGTTGACGTCAACACACAGTGAGACTGTTGCAGATGTTATAACTACATTTATACAGATTTATAACATTACATCAATTTCGAATGAATGCCAAGTTATTCgtcaaattgaaatattaaaaacatcagaaaataaagtaatatcaAATCTCGCACATATATTTCTAGAGACCCAGAAAAAGTCATGA
- the LOC125055840 gene encoding eukaryotic translation initiation factor 2A — MASLLNITGLTNKNLFVVDFEEPYSEKAVRDESTPNIRSIIYSPKGNYLAYRTDKKVEILKCEDWSVTATIEGNIKDMFFSPLDTYFVSWEMFFTTKDNPQGKPNLRVFKTESGENIGSFIQKNQIGWQPKWSSDEKLFAIHASNRILIYEDAKLDRYTHNISADKLQAYSISPSPAPAYYLSIFTIGKSGQPSFWRIFKYPQFDITHAIVSRSSFQADKATFHWNRRGSNVFTLTQTDVDKTGGSYYGKQALSYGDIKGNGGNMTFSKEGPIHAISWNPGNWNEWVAVYGHAPAKATLFNAKCEPLYEFGTGAWNAIYFPPEGNIVLLGGFGNIATGHVSVWDLRGCKKLGECSAPDTTYLQWDPRGETFITATTYPRLTVGNGYKIWHYTGVLMHKRNCAEKENLLSICWRPGTYQKSDLSKTIPKSIEDATPKAVGAYRPPGARNKPSTFTLHEHEKPHKPGQNIEAAPSKQAIKQKEKREARKARKAEEKGDQGDTAPAVSAPRQAFISTGDPEKDKKIKNLNKKLSDIDKLKQQKASGKPLELNQLAKIENEAALLKELEQLKL, encoded by the exons ATGGCTTCTCTGCTAAATATTACCG gattaacaaacaaaaacttgtTTGTGGTTGATTTTGAAGAGCCATACTCTGAAAAGGCTGTAAGAGATGAATCTACACCAAACATTAGAAGTATTATTTACAGTCCTAAAGGGAACTATTTGGCCTATAGAAcagataaaaa AGTTGAGATCCTAAAATGTGAAGACTGGTCAGTAACAGCAACTATTGAGGGCAACATAAAGGATATGTTCTTTTCTCCTTTAGACACTTATTTTGTATCATGGGAGATGTTTTTCACGACTAAGGATAACCCACAG ggTAAACCAAATCTTCGTGTTTTTAAAACTGAGAGTGGAGAAAACATTGGctcatttatacaaaaaaatcaaattggttg GCAACCAAAGTGGTCATCAGATGAAAAGCTTTTTGCAATTCATGCTAGTAATAGAATCCTGATATATGAAGATGCTAAATTGGATCGCTACACACATAACATTTCAGCTGATAAACTTCAGGCCTACAGCATATCACCGAGCCCAGCACCGGCTTATTATCTCTCTATATTTACTATAG GTAAATCTGGACAGCCATCATTTTGGAGAATTTTCAAGTATCCACAATTTGATATAACCCATGCGATTGTGAGCCGGTCATCCTTCCAAGCGGACAAGGCAACTTTCCACTGGAACAGACGCGGGAGCAATGTTTTCACATTGACACAGACTGAT GTGGACAAAACTGGTGGCTCGTACTATGGGAAACAAGCATTGTCGTATGGAGATATCAAAGGCAATGGTGGGAATATGACATTTa gtAAGGAAGGCCCAATTCACGCAATTTCGTGGAATCCCGGCAATTGGAATGAGTGGGTCGCGGTCTACGGCCACGCGCCCGCTAAGGCGACGCTCTTCAACGCGAAGTGCGAACCATTGTACGAGTTCGGTACAGGCGCGTGGAATGCTATCTACTTCCCGCCTGAGGGAAATA TAGTTCTTTTAGGTGGCTTTGGTAATATAGCTACAGGCCATGTATCTGTGTGGGACCTCCGTGGGTGCAAAAAATTGGGTGAATGCAGTGCCCCTGACACAACATATTTGCAATGGGATCCTCGGGGAGAGACCTTCATAACTGCTACCACATATCCAAGACTTACAGTTGGGAATGg GTATAAAATCTGGCACTACACTGGTGTTCTTATGCACAAACGCAACTGTGCGGAGAAAGAGAATCTGCTGTCAATATGTTGGCGTCCCGGTACATATCAAAAGAGTGATCTCTCAAAAACTATACCCAAGAGTATAGAAGATGCCACTCCTAAAGCTGTAGGAGCATATCGGCCTCCTGGAGCGAGGAACAAACCATCTACTTTTACATTACATGAACACGAAAAACCGCATAAGCCTGGACAAAATATTGAAG CGGCGCCATCTAAACaggcaataaaacaaaaggaaaaaCGCGAAGCCCGCAAAGCGCGTAAAGCCGAAGAAAAGGGTGACCAAGGAGATACGGCACCTGCTGTTTCAGCGCCGCGGCAAGCATTTATTTCTACTGGGGACCCAGAAAAGGACAAGAAAATCAAGAATTTAAATAAG AAATTAAGTGACATAGACAAACTGAAACAGCAGAAGGCATCTGGAAAACCGCTGGAACTGAATCAGCTGGCTAAAATAGAAAACGAAGCTGCTCTGTTAAAAGAATTGGAACAACTGAAATTATGA